One Streptomyces sp. L2 genomic window carries:
- a CDS encoding M23 family metallopeptidase produces the protein MASNRPAPTAPFVPSQRDGEPYGYGNQRTDEGPWEEWNPTEESIRPVRGRHRVAKQRGGGLARSSTVLGVGVIAAVGAGGMASANTGKPPVSISMPDLPDLPSVGHLFDDSSDAPAATTASLAHIGTASATDQGGSDAGEALRNRIMAQADRQQSQVDTKATVAAVAAAEKQADDAAAKAEKAAATEAADAKKDAEAAAAKKAEAERLAKLAKQYTLPTTSYTITGTFGQPGSMWSSGYHTGLDFAAPTGTLIHAIHSGKITGAGWAGAYGYRTILTLDDGTELWFCHQSSINVTVGQKVSTGQVIGRVGATGNVTGPHVHVEVHPNGQATAIDPMTWLRSKGLNP, from the coding sequence GTGGCGTCCAACCGGCCTGCCCCGACAGCCCCCTTCGTGCCCAGCCAGCGTGACGGCGAGCCCTACGGCTACGGCAACCAGCGCACCGACGAGGGCCCCTGGGAGGAGTGGAACCCCACCGAGGAGTCCATCCGCCCGGTACGCGGCCGGCACCGCGTCGCCAAGCAGCGCGGCGGCGGACTCGCCCGCAGCTCCACCGTCCTCGGCGTCGGTGTCATCGCCGCCGTCGGCGCGGGCGGCATGGCCAGCGCCAACACCGGCAAGCCGCCGGTGTCGATCTCGATGCCCGACCTGCCGGACCTGCCGTCCGTCGGCCACCTCTTCGACGACTCCTCCGACGCCCCCGCAGCCACCACGGCCTCGCTGGCCCACATCGGCACCGCCTCCGCCACCGACCAGGGCGGCTCCGACGCCGGCGAGGCGCTGCGCAACCGGATCATGGCCCAGGCCGACCGGCAGCAGAGCCAGGTCGACACCAAGGCCACCGTGGCCGCCGTCGCCGCCGCCGAGAAGCAGGCCGACGACGCGGCCGCCAAGGCGGAGAAGGCGGCCGCCACCGAGGCCGCCGACGCGAAGAAGGACGCGGAGGCCGCCGCCGCCAAGAAGGCCGAGGCGGAGCGCCTGGCCAAGCTGGCGAAGCAGTACACGCTGCCGACGACGTCGTACACGATCACCGGGACGTTCGGCCAGCCCGGCTCGATGTGGTCCTCCGGCTACCACACCGGCCTCGACTTCGCCGCCCCCACCGGCACCCTCATCCACGCCATCCACAGCGGCAAGATCACCGGGGCCGGCTGGGCCGGCGCCTACGGCTACCGCACGATCCTCACCCTGGACGACGGCACCGAGCTGTGGTTCTGCCACCAGTCCTCGATCAACGTCACGGTCGGCCAGAAGGTCAGCACCGGCCAGGTCATCGGACGCGTCGGCGCCACGGGCAACGTCACCGGCCCGCACGTCCACGTGGAGGTCCACCCGAACGGCCAGGCCACCGCCATCGACCCGATGACCTGGCTGCGGAGCAAGGGCCTCAACCCCTGA
- a CDS encoding PrsW family intramembrane metalloprotease, whose protein sequence is MPPTGAGAGAGPGDAALRHPHWWQRGWVRYGALITLLALSGLVILALVRRQTGTEGFLVGLGLAVLPVPWLTAAFRWLDRVEPGPWRNLVFAFAWGACAAALIAIVANSFATHWIATSTADPAGADTLGATVIAPIVEESAKAAAVLLLFLFRRRDFTGIVDGVVIAGITATGFAFTENILYLGTAFGTDQLTGGRGIASVTAATFFVRIVMSPFAHPLFTVLTGIGFGTGALAGDGQRARRVLLPLGGLLLAMGMHAFWNGSSTFGAYGFFAVYGLFMVPAFGLLTWLAIWTRQRELRTVREELPAYVFAGWLGPAEPYVLGSMRARRMAREYARHHFGGRPAGRTVARYEACATSLAFLRHRARLGRAPADFAVRERELLSELWARRGVAWPALEYATRASARAPAPYWPAYGYGHLPGQDYGQGYGQGYGQDYYGYPAVPYSAHNPYRT, encoded by the coding sequence ATACCGCCCACCGGAGCCGGCGCCGGCGCCGGACCCGGCGACGCCGCCCTCCGGCACCCGCACTGGTGGCAGCGCGGCTGGGTGCGGTACGGCGCACTGATCACGTTGCTCGCGCTGTCCGGGCTGGTCATCCTGGCGCTGGTGCGAAGGCAGACCGGCACGGAGGGCTTCCTGGTCGGGCTGGGGCTGGCCGTGCTGCCCGTGCCCTGGCTGACGGCCGCGTTCCGCTGGCTGGACCGGGTCGAACCGGGCCCCTGGCGCAACCTGGTCTTCGCCTTCGCGTGGGGCGCGTGCGCGGCGGCGCTGATCGCGATCGTCGCCAACAGCTTCGCCACGCACTGGATAGCCACCTCCACGGCGGACCCGGCCGGCGCCGACACCCTCGGCGCGACGGTGATAGCGCCGATCGTCGAGGAGTCCGCGAAGGCGGCGGCCGTCCTGCTGCTCTTCCTGTTCCGCAGACGGGACTTCACGGGGATCGTCGACGGGGTGGTGATAGCCGGCATCACCGCGACCGGCTTCGCGTTCACCGAGAACATCCTCTACCTGGGCACGGCCTTCGGCACCGACCAGCTCACCGGCGGCCGCGGCATCGCCTCCGTCACCGCCGCCACCTTCTTCGTGCGCATCGTGATGTCCCCGTTCGCCCACCCCCTGTTCACCGTCCTGACCGGCATCGGCTTCGGCACCGGCGCACTCGCGGGGGACGGGCAGCGCGCCCGGCGCGTGCTGCTGCCGCTCGGCGGCCTGCTGCTCGCGATGGGCATGCACGCCTTCTGGAACGGCTCCTCGACCTTCGGGGCGTACGGCTTCTTCGCCGTCTACGGCCTGTTCATGGTGCCCGCGTTCGGCCTGCTGACCTGGCTCGCGATCTGGACCCGGCAGCGGGAACTGCGGACCGTGCGGGAGGAGCTGCCGGCGTATGTGTTCGCGGGGTGGCTGGGCCCGGCCGAACCGTACGTCCTCGGGTCGATGCGGGCGCGGCGGATGGCCCGCGAGTACGCCCGGCACCACTTCGGCGGCCGGCCCGCCGGGCGGACGGTCGCGCGGTACGAGGCCTGCGCCACCTCGCTCGCGTTCCTGCGGCACCGGGCGCGGCTGGGCAGGGCCCCGGCCGACTTCGCCGTACGCGAGCGGGAGCTGCTGTCCGAGCTGTGGGCGCGGAGGGGCGTGGCCTGGCCGGCGCTGGAGTACGCGACCCGCGCGTCCGCCCGGGCGCCGGCGCCCTACTGGCCCGCCTACGGCTACGGCCACCTCCCCGGCCAGGACTACGGACAGGGCTACGGCCAGGGCTACGGCCAGGACTACTACGGCTATCCGGCCGTGCCGTACTCCGCGCACAACCCGTACCGGACGTAG
- the trmB gene encoding tRNA (guanosine(46)-N7)-methyltransferase TrmB, with protein MADSLNSSDVPRSVPVASGAPHVPGVSVRHTRAKGEPRFPDGPKADPAGSHFERRIRSFQPRRSRVTAGQADALQRLWPQWGLDIDGQRVIDLGELFGGVKSVVLEIGFGMGEATAQMAAADPDTGILAVDVHTPGQGNLLNLADRNGLGNVRVGNGDAIILLREMLTPDALDGLRVYFPDPWPKKRHHKRRLIQPEFLSLAATRLKPRAIVHCATDWEPYAEQMLEVLDAHPDFENTQADGGFATRPEFRPLTRFEGQGLDKGHVVRDLLFRRVPHRSPRDGQPEAQ; from the coding sequence GTGGCTGATTCCTTGAACTCTTCCGATGTCCCTCGGTCCGTACCCGTCGCGTCGGGGGCACCGCATGTGCCCGGGGTGTCGGTCCGGCATACCCGGGCCAAGGGGGAGCCGCGGTTTCCGGACGGGCCGAAGGCGGATCCCGCGGGGTCGCACTTCGAGCGGCGGATCCGGAGTTTCCAGCCGCGGCGGAGCAGGGTCACGGCCGGGCAGGCCGACGCGCTGCAGCGGCTGTGGCCCCAGTGGGGGCTGGACATCGATGGGCAGCGGGTCATCGACCTGGGGGAACTGTTCGGCGGCGTGAAGAGCGTCGTGCTGGAGATCGGGTTCGGGATGGGCGAGGCGACCGCCCAGATGGCCGCCGCCGACCCGGACACCGGGATCCTCGCGGTGGACGTGCACACCCCGGGCCAGGGCAACCTCCTCAACCTCGCCGACCGCAACGGACTGGGCAACGTCCGCGTCGGCAACGGCGACGCGATCATCCTGCTCCGGGAGATGCTCACCCCCGACGCCCTCGACGGCCTCCGCGTCTACTTCCCGGACCCCTGGCCGAAGAAGCGGCACCACAAGCGGCGGCTGATCCAGCCCGAGTTCCTGTCGCTGGCCGCCACCCGGCTGAAGCCCAGAGCGATCGTGCACTGCGCGACGGACTGGGAGCCGTACGCCGAGCAGATGCTGGAGGTCCTGGACGCGCACCCGGACTTCGAGAACACCCAGGCGGACGGCGGTTTCGCGACGCGCCCCGAGTTCCGGCCGCTGACCCGTTTCGAGGGCCAGGGACTGGACAAGGGACATGTGGTGCGTGATCTGCTGTTCCGCCGCGTACCCCACCGGTCACCGCGGGACGGGCAGCCGGAAGCGCAGTGA